A stretch of the bacterium SCSIO 12827 genome encodes the following:
- a CDS encoding Ldh family oxidoreductase, with amino-acid sequence MTESATLKQLSLGDVHDLAFNCLIANGCDDANAQAIADNLTAAERDRSESHGLFRLPGYVASLQSGKADGKAQPRIEDAAPGVVRVDALGGFAPLALEVGRKPLVAKARTQGVAALALVGVHHFAALWPEVEALARDGLVAFACTSTLPFAAPAGGAKPLFGTDPVAFAWPRKDGSPVVFDMATTSMARGEVMIAAREGHDVPLGVGLDAEGQPTRDPKAILEGGVMLPFGGYKGSAISMMVELLAGALIGEVFSFQAGQADNRDGGPTRGGEFILAIDPARTSGGADWLGQGEGLFQQMLETGAAPGAVRLPGDRRYANREKTPRDGVAIPGALYDKIVELTG; translated from the coding sequence ATGACCGAGTCCGCGACCTTGAAACAGCTGAGCCTGGGCGATGTCCATGATCTTGCCTTCAATTGCCTGATCGCCAACGGCTGCGACGATGCCAATGCCCAAGCCATCGCCGACAACCTGACGGCGGCGGAACGGGACCGGTCGGAATCCCACGGCCTGTTCCGGCTGCCGGGCTATGTCGCGTCCCTGCAAAGCGGCAAGGCCGACGGTAAGGCGCAGCCCCGCATCGAGGACGCGGCCCCCGGCGTGGTGCGGGTCGACGCCCTGGGCGGTTTCGCGCCCCTGGCGTTGGAGGTCGGGCGCAAGCCCCTGGTCGCCAAGGCGAGGACCCAAGGCGTCGCGGCCCTGGCATTGGTCGGCGTGCATCATTTCGCGGCATTGTGGCCCGAGGTCGAAGCCCTGGCCCGTGACGGCCTGGTCGCCTTCGCCTGTACCTCGACCCTGCCGTTCGCGGCCCCGGCGGGTGGTGCCAAGCCCCTGTTCGGGACCGATCCCGTGGCCTTCGCTTGGCCGCGCAAGGACGGCTCCCCTGTGGTGTTTGACATGGCGACCACGTCAATGGCGCGGGGCGAGGTGATGATCGCCGCCCGTGAAGGCCACGACGTGCCGCTCGGCGTCGGCCTGGACGCCGAGGGCCAGCCGACCCGCGACCCCAAGGCGATTTTGGAGGGCGGTGTGATGTTGCCCTTCGGCGGCTACAAGGGATCGGCCATTTCCATGATGGTCGAACTGCTGGCGGGGGCGCTGATCGGCGAAGTGTTTTCGTTCCAGGCCGGGCAGGCCGACAACCGCGACGGCGGGCCGACCCGGGGCGGCGAATTCATCCTGGCCATTGATCCGGCGCGTACGTCCGGCGGGGCCGACTGGCTGGGGCAGGGCGAGGGGTTGTTTCAGCAGATGCTGGAAACGGGGGCCGCCCCCGGCGCCGTGCGCCTGCCGGGTGACCGGCGATACGCCAACCGCGAAAAAACGCCCCGGGACGGCGTGGCCATCCCGGGGGCGCTTTACGACAAGATTGTTGAACTGACGGGTTAG
- a CDS encoding ABC transporter substrate-binding protein, with amino-acid sequence MRTSRWLLVAVFAAALFVGLGRPAPTWAAEDAPRKLTKVTLQLKWAHQFQFAGYYAAKAKGYYRDRGLDVTILPAMPGDKPMESVAQGKAEFGVGTTDLLMMRAAGIPVVVLAVIYQHSPLTLMLDARNDIRNIHQLARGKIMVAPHETELSAYFAAEGLDISQMNFVDHTFDVEDLKSGRVDAMSIYSTDEPYQYAKEVGPVRLFRPIDGGVDFYGDNLFTTEGLLEKDPKMVQAFLDASLDGWRYAMKHQEEIVDLILATYGKRKARDNLLFEARQSANLILADVVPVGFINPARWERIAQHYAGLGLLPKDMSLDGFIYEQDDRRTLPAWMPKALLGATIVALLALLAGLWLAAFNQRLRREMEEREQAQGALAQRTDELEESNSQKDVLLTVIGHDIRNLFNPLLIYAQLLADPSRKLDPKTVQEYGEKLYEAGRNASEVLENLLEWALVRTGQRQTNLEVTDLGALARQTAGVYSADATLRGVTLRIEAGPPVKVRIDRHQMSTVIRNLVNNALKFTPKDGEVTVRVCHDGKDAKVVIADTGIGMDQDLVSRVLSGASADLATGSKGEIGTGVGLALCRQLVQVNDGRLNIEQNPGGGTVFTVTLAVAEDVSASDAAD; translated from the coding sequence ATGCGGACATCGCGTTGGCTGCTCGTTGCCGTGTTCGCGGCGGCTTTGTTCGTTGGCCTGGGGCGCCCAGCGCCAACATGGGCAGCCGAGGATGCCCCGCGCAAGCTGACCAAGGTCACCCTGCAGCTGAAATGGGCGCATCAGTTCCAGTTCGCCGGCTATTACGCGGCCAAGGCCAAGGGATATTACCGCGACCGGGGCTTGGATGTGACGATCCTGCCGGCAATGCCCGGCGACAAGCCGATGGAATCCGTAGCCCAAGGCAAGGCCGAGTTCGGCGTCGGCACCACCGACCTTTTGATGATGCGCGCCGCCGGCATTCCCGTGGTGGTGCTGGCCGTGATCTATCAGCATTCGCCGCTGACCCTGATGCTCGATGCCCGCAACGATATCCGCAACATTCATCAGCTCGCCCGCGGCAAGATCATGGTCGCCCCGCATGAGACGGAATTGAGCGCCTATTTCGCCGCCGAGGGACTCGACATCAGCCAGATGAATTTTGTCGACCATACCTTCGACGTCGAGGACCTGAAGTCCGGGCGCGTCGATGCCATGAGCATCTATTCCACGGATGAACCATATCAATACGCAAAGGAAGTCGGGCCGGTTCGCCTGTTCCGCCCCATCGACGGCGGTGTCGATTTCTACGGCGACAACCTGTTCACCACGGAAGGCCTGCTGGAAAAGGACCCCAAGATGGTCCAGGCCTTTCTCGATGCCTCGCTTGATGGCTGGCGCTATGCCATGAAACACCAGGAAGAGATCGTCGACCTTATCCTCGCCACCTACGGCAAGCGGAAGGCACGCGACAACCTGCTGTTCGAGGCGCGGCAATCCGCCAACCTGATCCTGGCCGATGTCGTCCCCGTGGGCTTCATCAACCCGGCACGCTGGGAGCGCATCGCTCAGCATTATGCCGGGCTGGGCCTGCTGCCCAAGGACATGTCGCTCGACGGGTTCATCTATGAGCAGGACGACAGACGCACGTTGCCCGCCTGGATGCCCAAGGCGCTTCTGGGTGCCACGATTGTCGCTCTGCTGGCCTTGCTGGCCGGGCTATGGCTGGCGGCGTTCAACCAGCGTCTGCGCCGGGAAATGGAAGAACGGGAACAGGCCCAGGGGGCGCTTGCCCAACGCACGGACGAGTTGGAGGAAAGCAACAGCCAGAAGGACGTCCTGCTGACCGTCATCGGCCATGACATCCGAAATCTATTCAATCCGCTGCTGATCTACGCCCAGCTGCTGGCCGATCCCAGCCGCAAGCTTGATCCCAAGACGGTGCAGGAATACGGTGAAAAGCTGTACGAGGCCGGGCGCAACGCATCCGAGGTTCTGGAAAACCTTCTGGAATGGGCCCTGGTGCGCACGGGCCAGCGCCAGACAAACCTGGAGGTCACGGACCTTGGCGCCCTGGCCCGGCAGACGGCGGGCGTCTATTCCGCCGACGCGACCCTGCGTGGCGTCACACTGCGGATCGAGGCGGGGCCGCCGGTCAAGGTCAGGATCGACCGTCATCAAATGTCGACGGTGATCCGCAATCTGGTGAACAACGCGCTCAAATTCACGCCCAAAGACGGGGAAGTGACCGTCCGCGTCTGTCACGACGGTAAGGACGCGAAGGTCGTGATCGCCGACACCGGCATCGGCATGGACCAGGACTTGGTCAGCCGCGTGCTGTCGGGCGCCAGCGCCGATCTGGCGACCGGGTCCAAGGGCGAAATCGGCACCGGCGTGGGTTTGGCGCTATGCCGCCAGTTGGTGCAGGTCAACGACGGCCGCCTGAACATCGAACAAAATCCCGGCGGCGGCACCGTGTTCACGGTCACGCTGGCCGTGGCGGAGGATGTTTCCGCAAGCGACGCCGCCGACTAA
- a CDS encoding amidohydrolase family protein, which produces MDLVIRGADIYDGRGGAPYKGDVGVVDGRIAAVGTVDVEGTEEIDASGLALMPGIIDSHTHFDAQITWDPWCTPSPALGVTSVLIGNCGFTIAPCKAPDRDLIMKNLVQVEGMSLDVLRSGIAWDFETFPEYLDMLEARGAALNVGAFLGHSSLRTYVMGDAATERAANDDEIKTMADIVRAAMKAGAVGFATSTAPQHNGWGGVPMPSRLADARELETLVTAMGEDRRGVFMLTKGNTTDVPYLETVAAKSGRPVMIAALLHNPTNPEGTFKDLAAVAAARANGRELWGQVSCCPLYMDFSLKSAYPLEGLAAWKPAMEASGEALKAVYASDAFRQAVKDELAGPAGVRLFNGEWDKIEVTETARPENKAFDQKKVKDLADAASKHPLDWMLDLAISEDLETLFMAELLNTDEDAVGRMMQDPNASVALSDAGAHLTFFCDAGFGLHLMGHWSRDLGKLTLEQATHELTAKPAAIYRIPERGEIKEGYHADLLLFDPKTVGRGPKRRVHDLPGGGPRLTTDAVGVEGVWVNGVRVADAKGPVGAKGDPLPGCVLRAFGS; this is translated from the coding sequence ATGGATCTGGTGATCCGAGGTGCTGACATCTATGACGGTCGGGGCGGCGCCCCGTACAAGGGCGACGTCGGCGTCGTGGACGGGCGCATCGCCGCCGTCGGCACGGTTGATGTAGAAGGTACCGAGGAAATCGACGCTTCGGGCTTGGCCCTGATGCCCGGGATCATCGACAGCCATACCCATTTCGACGCGCAGATCACCTGGGACCCCTGGTGCACGCCGTCGCCGGCCTTGGGCGTGACCAGCGTGCTGATCGGCAATTGCGGGTTCACCATCGCGCCCTGCAAGGCGCCGGACCGCGACCTGATCATGAAGAACCTGGTACAGGTCGAAGGCATGTCGCTGGACGTGCTGCGCTCGGGCATCGCCTGGGATTTTGAAACCTTCCCCGAATACCTGGACATGCTGGAAGCGCGCGGCGCGGCGCTCAACGTCGGCGCCTTCCTGGGCCATTCGTCCCTGCGCACCTATGTGATGGGCGATGCGGCGACGGAACGCGCCGCCAACGACGACGAAATCAAGACCATGGCGGACATCGTCCGCGCCGCCATGAAGGCCGGGGCCGTCGGCTTCGCAACCTCGACAGCGCCGCAACACAACGGCTGGGGCGGCGTGCCCATGCCGTCGCGTCTGGCCGACGCCCGTGAATTGGAAACTCTGGTCACCGCCATGGGCGAGGACAGGCGCGGCGTGTTCATGCTGACCAAGGGCAACACCACCGACGTGCCCTACCTGGAAACCGTCGCCGCCAAGTCGGGCCGGCCGGTGATGATCGCGGCCCTGCTGCACAACCCGACCAACCCGGAAGGCACCTTCAAGGACCTGGCCGCCGTCGCCGCCGCCCGTGCCAACGGGCGGGAGTTGTGGGGGCAGGTGTCCTGCTGTCCGCTGTACATGGATTTCTCACTGAAATCCGCCTACCCGCTGGAAGGGCTCGCGGCCTGGAAACCGGCCATGGAGGCCTCGGGCGAGGCGCTCAAGGCCGTCTATGCCTCCGACGCCTTCCGCCAGGCGGTGAAGGATGAACTGGCCGGCCCGGCCGGCGTGCGCCTGTTCAACGGCGAATGGGACAAGATCGAGGTCACGGAAACGGCGCGGCCGGAAAACAAGGCGTTTGATCAGAAGAAGGTCAAGGACCTGGCCGATGCCGCCAGCAAGCATCCCTTGGACTGGATGCTCGACCTGGCCATTTCGGAAGATCTGGAAACGCTGTTCATGGCCGAATTGCTGAACACGGACGAGGACGCCGTGGGCCGCATGATGCAGGACCCCAACGCTTCCGTCGCCCTGTCCGACGCGGGAGCACACTTGACGTTCTTCTGCGACGCCGGTTTCGGCCTGCATCTGATGGGCCATTGGAGCCGCGACCTGGGCAAGCTGACCCTGGAACAGGCGACCCATGAGCTGACCGCCAAGCCCGCCGCCATCTACCGCATCCCGGAGCGGGGCGAGATCAAGGAAGGCTATCACGCCGACCTGTTGCTGTTCGATCCCAAGACCGTGGGACGTGGGCCCAAGCGCCGAGTTCACGACCTGCCCGGCGGTGGTCCTCGCCTGACCACGGACGCCGTCGGTGTGGAAGGCGTCTGGGTCAACGGCGTGCGCGTGGCCGATGCCAAAGGCCCGGTTGGTGCGAAGGGCGACCCGTTGCCGGGCTGCGTGTTGCGCGCCTTCGGCAGCTGA
- the gatB gene encoding Asp-tRNA(Asn)/Glu-tRNA(Gln) amidotransferase subunit GatB → MSYIIQGDTGDWEVVIGLEVHAQVSSQAKLFSGSPTAFGAGPNSQVSLIDAAMPGMLPVINGYCIEQAVKTGLGLNAKINKTSVFERKNYFYADLPQGYQISQYLHPVVGEGIVTVDLADGTTRDIGIERLHMEQDAGKSMHDQDPKRSFIDLNRAGVCLMEIVTKPDIRSPEEAGAFVRKLRSILRYLGTCDGNMEQGSMRADVNVSVRKVGEEGYRTRAEIKNVNSVRFIMQAIEIEAERQVDIHESGGEIVQETRLMDPVKGETRSMRAKEFAHDYRYFPDPDLLPLELTDEFIEGLRKTLPELPDAKKQRFMDDMGLSAKDASALVADRESAEYFEAVAAASDPKKAANWVTNDLFGALNKAGLAIADSPISAAHLSKLLGLMDDGTISGKIAKDVFEIMWETSGDPEQIVEDKGLKQITDTGAIEAAVDAVIADNPEQADEIRQGNDKAIGWFVGQIMKATQGKANPQQVNQLLREKLKG, encoded by the coding sequence ATGAGCTACATCATCCAAGGTGATACAGGTGACTGGGAAGTGGTCATCGGGCTTGAGGTCCATGCCCAGGTGTCGTCCCAGGCCAAGCTGTTTTCGGGCTCGCCCACAGCCTTCGGCGCCGGGCCCAATTCCCAGGTTTCGCTGATCGACGCGGCCATGCCCGGCATGCTGCCGGTGATCAACGGCTATTGCATCGAACAGGCGGTGAAGACGGGCCTGGGCCTGAATGCCAAGATCAACAAGACCAGCGTGTTCGAGCGCAAGAACTACTTCTACGCCGACCTGCCCCAGGGCTATCAGATTTCCCAGTACCTGCACCCGGTGGTGGGAGAGGGCATCGTCACGGTCGATCTGGCCGACGGCACGACCCGCGACATCGGGATCGAGCGCCTGCACATGGAACAGGACGCCGGGAAGTCCATGCACGACCAGGATCCCAAGCGGTCGTTCATCGACCTCAACCGGGCTGGCGTGTGTTTGATGGAGATCGTGACCAAGCCGGATATCCGCAGCCCCGAAGAGGCAGGCGCCTTCGTGCGCAAGCTGCGCTCCATCCTGCGCTACCTCGGGACCTGCGACGGCAACATGGAGCAGGGCTCCATGCGCGCCGACGTCAACGTTTCCGTGCGCAAGGTCGGTGAAGAGGGCTACCGTACGCGGGCCGAGATCAAGAACGTGAACAGCGTGCGTTTCATCATGCAGGCGATCGAGATCGAGGCCGAACGTCAGGTCGACATCCATGAAAGCGGCGGCGAGATCGTTCAGGAAACCCGCCTGATGGATCCGGTGAAGGGCGAAACCCGGTCCATGCGGGCCAAGGAATTCGCCCATGATTACCGCTATTTCCCGGACCCGGACCTTCTGCCGCTCGAACTGACGGATGAGTTCATTGAGGGCCTGCGCAAGACTTTGCCCGAACTGCCCGATGCCAAGAAGCAGCGCTTCATGGATGACATGGGCCTGTCGGCCAAGGACGCATCGGCCCTGGTCGCCGATCGGGAGAGTGCCGAGTATTTCGAGGCCGTGGCCGCCGCAAGCGATCCGAAAAAGGCCGCCAATTGGGTGACGAACGACCTGTTCGGGGCGCTCAACAAGGCCGGTCTTGCCATCGCCGACAGCCCCATTTCGGCGGCCCATCTGAGCAAGCTGCTGGGCCTGATGGACGACGGCACCATTTCCGGCAAGATCGCCAAGGACGTGTTCGAGATCATGTGGGAAACCTCGGGCGATCCGGAACAGATCGTCGAGGACAAGGGCCTCAAGCAGATCACCGACACTGGCGCCATCGAGGCGGCGGTGGATGCCGTCATCGCCGACAACCCGGAACAGGCCGATGAAATCCGCCAGGGCAACGACAAGGCCATCGGCTGGTTCGTCGGCCAGATCATGAAGGCGACCCAAGGCAAGGCGAACCCCCAGCAGGTCAATCAGCTGCTGCGCGAGAAGCTGAAGGGCTGA
- a CDS encoding SelT/SelW/SelH family protein gives MSKPLVVITYCTRCRWLLRAGWMAQELLATFENDLGGVTLVPDDVGGRFSVRVGDTVVWDRKRDGGFPEIKVLKQRVRDIAVPDKELGHSEGG, from the coding sequence ATGTCCAAACCGCTTGTCGTGATCACCTATTGCACGCGCTGCCGCTGGCTGCTGCGGGCAGGCTGGATGGCGCAGGAACTGCTTGCCACGTTCGAGAATGATCTGGGCGGTGTGACCCTGGTGCCCGACGACGTGGGCGGGCGGTTCAGTGTGCGCGTCGGCGATACCGTCGTTTGGGACCGAAAGCGCGATGGCGGCTTTCCCGAGATCAAGGTCTTGAAGCAGCGGGTGCGTGATATCGCGGTGCCTGACAAGGAACTGGGGCATTCCGAAGGCGGGTGA
- a CDS encoding NAD(P)-dependent oxidoreductase encodes MTASCIAVMAPGDMGHAVGKVLGDHGHDVITCLAGRSKRTRGLAAKGNFRDVPDLETLVTQADMILSILPPARAIKQAKDMAVAMKAQDTTAVYVDCNAVSPGTAAETAAILAGVGAPFIDCGIIGLAPGPGRSTKFYVSGPDTAPMTALDGQGITVIDLGDGIGRASGLKMAYAGLTKGTNALYTAVLMLAQRLDLFDELIDEFEDSQQTALKNMRARVQRLPADAGRWVREMEEIADTYREAGLPGGFHDAAADIFRILDATPFGEETRETIDPDRTMEDSIPVYVDHIKPKA; translated from the coding sequence ATGACCGCATCCTGCATCGCCGTCATGGCGCCGGGTGACATGGGCCATGCCGTGGGCAAGGTCCTGGGCGATCACGGACATGATGTCATTACCTGTCTGGCCGGGCGCAGCAAGCGCACGCGAGGCCTGGCGGCCAAGGGAAATTTCCGCGATGTGCCTGACCTGGAAACCCTGGTCACGCAGGCGGATATGATCCTGTCCATCCTGCCGCCGGCCCGGGCCATCAAGCAGGCGAAAGACATGGCGGTGGCCATGAAGGCCCAGGACACGACGGCGGTCTACGTCGACTGCAACGCCGTGTCGCCGGGCACGGCGGCGGAAACGGCGGCGATCCTGGCAGGCGTGGGTGCTCCCTTCATCGACTGCGGCATCATCGGCCTGGCCCCGGGGCCAGGGCGGTCGACCAAGTTCTATGTCTCCGGCCCGGACACGGCGCCGATGACGGCGCTGGACGGGCAAGGCATCACGGTGATCGACCTGGGTGACGGGATCGGCCGGGCGTCGGGCCTGAAGATGGCCTATGCGGGCCTGACCAAGGGGACGAACGCGCTGTACACGGCGGTCCTTATGTTGGCCCAGCGCCTGGACCTGTTCGACGAGCTGATCGACGAGTTCGAAGACAGCCAGCAGACAGCGCTCAAGAACATGCGTGCGCGGGTGCAGCGCCTGCCTGCCGATGCCGGCCGCTGGGTCCGCGAGATGGAGGAAATCGCCGATACCTACCGCGAGGCGGGCCTGCCCGGCGGATTTCACGACGCGGCTGCCGACATCTTCCGCATCCTGGACGCCACACCCTTCGGCGAGGAGACGCGGGAGACCATCGACCCCGACCGCACCATGGAAGACTCGATTCCCGTCTACGTCGATCACATCAAGCCCAAGGCCTAG
- a CDS encoding GNAT family N-acetyltransferase: protein MLIRPFTPADHARVRDIFINWNRHITQPGMEDLFESYIQLALDEEINCIPEYYGRPGFGFWVAEIDGTVAGMVGLERLNDNEAEVRRMYVAAEFRRKGLGRTLLAFVEDRARDLGYTRIVLSTSALQPQAKALYEVSGYDLEREEASTTQTKRTVGSGLTRYYFAKPLV from the coding sequence GTGCTTATCCGACCCTTCACCCCGGCTGACCACGCCCGGGTCCGCGACATTTTCATCAACTGGAACCGCCACATCACCCAGCCGGGGATGGAGGATCTGTTTGAGTCCTATATCCAGCTTGCCCTGGATGAGGAGATCAACTGCATTCCCGAATATTACGGGCGGCCCGGTTTCGGCTTTTGGGTGGCGGAGATCGACGGCACCGTCGCCGGCATGGTCGGCCTGGAGCGCCTGAACGACAACGAGGCCGAGGTCCGGCGCATGTACGTTGCCGCCGAATTCCGCCGCAAGGGGCTCGGCCGCACGCTGCTGGCCTTTGTCGAGGACCGGGCCCGCGATCTGGGCTACACGCGCATCGTACTGTCGACTTCGGCCCTACAGCCCCAGGCCAAGGCGCTTTATGAAGTTTCCGGCTACGATTTGGAACGCGAGGAAGCGTCCACCACTCAGACCAAGCGCACGGTCGGCTCCGGCCTGACGCGTTACTACTTCGCCAAGCCGCTGGTCTGA
- a CDS encoding TauD/TfdA family dioxygenase, whose translation MLNPVPTLSKVPEGYRHIGVTPICGALGAEIDGVDLSTDVSDDVLAEIRKALNEYLVIFFRDQDLTPDQQKAFGLRFGSLNIHPVYEPLPGHPEILQVVKEADALNNIGDTWHSDATFLPEPPMGSILYAREVPPFGGDTLFANLYLAYEMLTDGMRRMLSSLNAVHSDAFLTQVNSERNATRSTKLRGGQMETKETIHPVVRTHPETGRKCLYVNEPFTIRFDGMSAEESRPILDYLLAHIKRPEFTCRFRWQVGSMAFWDNRCTHHYALNDYHGHRREMHRVTVNGDRPY comes from the coding sequence ATGCTGAACCCCGTGCCCACGCTGTCGAAAGTCCCCGAAGGATATCGACACATCGGCGTCACGCCCATCTGTGGTGCGTTGGGCGCCGAGATTGACGGCGTCGACCTGTCGACGGACGTTTCGGACGACGTTCTGGCGGAAATCCGCAAGGCATTGAACGAATACCTCGTCATCTTCTTCCGCGATCAGGACCTGACCCCGGACCAGCAAAAGGCCTTTGGCCTGCGCTTCGGTAGCCTCAACATCCACCCGGTGTACGAACCCCTGCCCGGTCATCCGGAAATCCTTCAGGTGGTCAAGGAAGCCGACGCCCTGAACAACATCGGCGACACCTGGCATTCGGACGCAACCTTCCTGCCCGAGCCGCCCATGGGATCAATCCTCTACGCCCGCGAAGTCCCGCCGTTCGGCGGCGACACCCTGTTCGCCAACCTGTACCTGGCTTATGAGATGCTAACCGACGGCATGCGCCGCATGCTGTCATCCCTGAACGCCGTGCACAGCGACGCCTTCCTGACCCAGGTCAATTCGGAACGCAACGCGACGCGCTCGACCAAGCTGCGGGGCGGACAGATGGAAACCAAGGAGACGATCCATCCCGTGGTCCGCACCCATCCGGAAACCGGTCGCAAATGCCTTTACGTGAACGAGCCCTTCACGATCCGCTTCGACGGCATGAGCGCCGAGGAAAGCCGGCCGATCCTCGATTACCTGCTGGCTCATATCAAGCGCCCGGAATTCACCTGCCGGTTCCGCTGGCAGGTCGGTTCCATGGCGTTCTGGGACAACCGCTGCACCCATCACTACGCGCTCAACGATTACCACGGCCATCGCCGGGAAATGCACCGCGTGACGGTGAACGGCGACCGCCCTTACTGA
- a CDS encoding TIGR01458 family HAD-type hydrolase, translating into MATTLEGILFDLEGVLYQGGTSIPGAAETLAWTRGRGLKTRFLTNTTLRPRAAVWRRLCDMDLPVDADDIVTPAMAAVSLLRDRGLRRVHLAAEPALAEDFAGFDLVDVDPDAVVMGDLDAGFDRAHLSDLAGMLLDGAVLVALHKNRLSRPGGDLIIDLGAYVAALEYAAGVDAVIMGKPSADFFARVLVDMGISATAGLMIGDDVESDIAGAQAAGLRAVQVMTGKYDPRTAGRALPDAMIASVADLPGAIAAWT; encoded by the coding sequence ATGGCAACGACGCTTGAAGGGATCCTGTTCGACCTTGAAGGCGTCCTTTACCAGGGAGGGACGTCCATCCCTGGTGCGGCCGAAACCCTGGCGTGGACCCGGGGCCGGGGCCTGAAAACCCGTTTTCTCACCAATACCACCTTGCGTCCGCGCGCCGCAGTATGGCGGCGGCTGTGCGACATGGACCTGCCCGTGGATGCGGACGATATCGTCACCCCGGCCATGGCGGCGGTGTCGCTGTTGCGCGACCGCGGCCTGCGGCGGGTGCATCTGGCGGCGGAACCGGCCCTGGCCGAGGATTTCGCCGGCTTCGATCTGGTCGACGTCGATCCCGACGCCGTCGTCATGGGCGATCTGGATGCCGGGTTCGATCGGGCCCACCTGTCCGACTTGGCGGGCATGCTGCTCGACGGGGCGGTGCTGGTGGCGCTCCACAAGAACCGCCTGTCGCGGCCGGGCGGAGATCTGATCATCGACCTGGGGGCCTATGTGGCGGCGCTGGAGTATGCCGCCGGGGTGGACGCCGTGATTATGGGTAAACCGTCGGCGGATTTCTTCGCCCGCGTGCTGGTCGACATGGGTATTTCCGCCACCGCCGGCCTGATGATCGGGGACGACGTGGAATCGGACATCGCCGGTGCCCAGGCGGCGGGCCTGCGGGCGGTGCAGGTCATGACGGGAAAGTACGATCCGCGTACGGCGGGCCGCGCCCTGCCGGATGCCATGATCGCCAGCGTCGCCGACCTGCCCGGCGCCATCGCCGCTTGGACCTAG